The Myxococcales bacterium genome includes the window GCAACGCGCAATCCGCGCCGCGGCCAAATGTATGCTCTTGGCCGGCGAGGCTGTACGATACGCCATCGTGGCCATCGCCACGGATGACGGTCAGCTTGGCGCGCGCGGTTTGCATGGCGCCAAAGAACATGGTCTTGCTGGCGGCCTTGCCGGCGGGCGCATCGAGGCTGGGGCCGCTCGTCGGCGCGATGGGCAAGTTGCTGCCACGCGTCGCGGGGGCTGGATTTGCCGCGCTTGGCTGCATGAATGGATTGCGCGCGCGGGCCTGCGTGCCGTCGCTGCCAAGCGGTTGCCCCATGGGCGCGCCGCATTCAAAGCAGAAGGCGTGCGACTCCGGGACGTTGGCGGCGCAGCTGCTGCACTTTGCAAACGCCTCATCGGAGTTTGGCGACGCCGCGGCCGCAGCGGTCGCCGCAACGGCGGGTGCGGAGGGCTCGCGCGTAGGTTCGGCGGTTGGTGGCACCAAGACGGTATTGGCGCGATCGTTTGAAATGAAGGTTCGGATCGGCGCGTTCTCGCCGATCGGCGTCACCGGTTCGGCGAGCGCCGGAATCACGACGCGCCCCCAAGCAAGCGTCGCCCCGCATGCGCTGCACGCGTTTTGCGTAACGGTATTTGCTGCGCTACACGAGTCGCAGACCAGAGCGAAATCCATGCCTGCGATAAGTGTAGCGGTTTCGGAAGGTTGGCGTCAAAACCGCGGGCTCTAAATCACGCCTCACGTAACATTGCCGGCCTACAGTGGGGACAATGTGGTTGCCGGGAAAGTTCGTTGGTCGAGATCGGATCACGGCGGTGAGCACGCTGGCGACGTCGGGGCATGCGTACAAAGCCAGGTCGAGGCGGCCGCTCTCACCGCGGGATTTGAGTCGCGGGCCGCGGACGCAATGGCGTCGTGCAGGGCGGCGTCGTTGGGCCCGTTGGGCGGCACGCAGCTAGCGCGGACGTAGGCCGATTGATCGCGCATACAGGCCGCCACGAGGGCCGGCGAGGGTGCGACGAGGCGACCGCCAACGGTGGCGGCGAGCTGGCGAACCCGCCAGTCTTCGCTGGCTCCGAGGCGCGTTAAGGTTTTGATAAGTGGATCGCTAAGCTCGATGCGCGCGCGCTGCCTCAGCACCTCGAGTGCCACGGCTTGGCTCGCCGCGGGCGCGTTGCTGAGCGTTTCGAGCAGGGGGCCGAGGTCTTTGTCGGGACACGTCTTGGTGGCGACGGAGGCCCACACGCTTGAGACGGAAAACGGCGGGCCAAGCCGCGACACCTCGGGCCAGATGGCCGCGCCTAAACGCTCAACCGAGGTTACCAGCGCGCCTTCAAGGGCGCTGGGCCGACCAAATGAAAGCCGTTGATCGGCTTGGTCAAGCAGTTGCAGCGCGAGGTGCTTGGCGTAGTGGTCGCCGGCGCGCAGCTCCAGCACCGCGGCGGCGATGAGTTCGTCGGCAAGGTCCCCGATGGGGGCAGTCGTCGCTACGACGTTGGCGCGTGCCTCGCCCAGCGATGCGACGATGGCGGCCGCATCAAGGCGGCCGCTGTGGCGAGGCAAGTGCCACGCCGCTAGCGGCGACTCACCGGCCAACGCGTCCATCAGCGCTGCGGCGGCTGTATCGTGATGTTCGCCCCAATACTGCGCGATCAGGTCGAGCCGATTGGCGCCACGTGCGCGGTGGCGGCTAAGCGCCCACGTTGCGAGGCGTCCGACCTCGCCGACGCGGCCTGAAAGCGTCGCCAAGAGCGCGAGGGAGGTCGGCGGGATGGCGGGTTGCGCGCTCATCGCATAGATGCACGCCGCGCGCACGAGTTCGTGGGCAGCCTCATCCTGCGCCACACGCTGCGCTACCTCGAGCGCACGACGATCGCGGCTCGCTGCGATCGCGACGCAACCGAGCACGGCGATGCTCGTCCGGCGATCGGCCAACGCAGGGGTGAGGGCGCCAAGTGGCGCCGCCGGATCTTGCGTCGCGACGGTAAACCAGGCGGCCTCGCGCATGGCGCCATCTGAGCTGCGGAGCAACTCACCCACGAGGCGCACGGCGTCGGGCGTACGCAGGCGACCCGCGGCAAGCAACGCCGCCACGCGTAGATCGCTCGCCGTGCGACCCGCGAGCGACGACGCGTCAGGCACCGTCCGCTTGGCAAATTCGATCAGCGCGCGCGCCGCCGCCGGGTTGCCGAGTTGCTCCAGCGCGGCAATCGCCGAGCCGTGTGCCGAGGCCTGTAATTCGTCGTGCAAGACATCAAGCAGTGGCGTGAGCGCGGAGCCCGCCAGTCGTGCCAATTCGGCCCGCGCGCGCGCGGCCACCGCGGGCATGGCGGCGGTGGCTTGGGTCGCAAGCACCGGGATGTAGCGCAAGTAGAGCCCAACTAACAGCTGGCGATAGGTCGGCTTGTGGGTCATCGCAAAGGCCAGCGGCGCCAACGTCTTCTCTAGTTCGCCCAAGGTATTGGTGAGCTCGCCGATCTCGATGGCGGCGCGTCCCGCCTGCGCGATCTGCTCCTCGTCAACCGCCCGCCTAAGCACCTCGCGATACAGCTCGCTCGCCCGCGCGGTGTTGCCGGTCTGCAAGTAAAGGCTCGCCAGCGCGAAGTAGACGTCGAAGGCGCTGGCGGCGTTTGGATCGAGCGCGATCGCGGCCTCGTAGCTCTTGGTCGCTTCTTCGATGCGCTGCATCTCAACGTAGCGCTCGGCTAACCGCTTATGGCCCTCGACGTGGCGTGGGTTGCCCTCGACGGCCTTGAGCGCCCACGTAAGCGCCGCCTCGTCATCGCGCGCCATTGACTTGATCTCGGCGATGCGCGTGTACATTTCTTGTTGGCGCGTGGGGTCGCGCTCGGCAAGCGTGAGCAGCGACGCGACTGCTTCGTCGTGACGCCGGGCCTTGACCTGCGCATGCGCGAGGTCGTCCAGCACGTAAAGGTCAGCTGGCGCCAAGCCCGACAGGCGCGTCAGCGTCTTGATTGGCTCATCGTCGGCGGGGCGTCGCTCGTAGTACATGGCGAGCAGGTAGCCAGCCTCCAGGGACGGCGACGTCGCGGCAAAGGCGGCCTGCCAGCTGGTCACCGCTTGCATCTCGAGCGCGCGCGATTGGGTGCGGCGGGTCAGCTGGCTTATCATGCGTCGTCGCAAATCCCGGCGCTCCATGACGAGGGCGGGGTCGATGAGGTCGAGGGATTTTTTGTAGGCGGCCAGCGCCTCAACGTCCAGTTTAAGCGCATCAAGCACCATCGCCTTGGTGCGAAACACCACGTAGTTTCGTCCCTCGAGCGCTTCGGCCCGCGCGACAAACTCCAGCGCGCGCTTGGCGCCACCGTTTTGCGCCATCACGTCGGCCGCCGCGAGCAGCGCCGTCACGCTGCCAGAGGCCGCAATTTTTTCCCATGTGGCCATGGCCCGGCTCGCCTCGCCGTTGTTGAGGTACACCTCGCCCAGCGCGATGAGATGCATGGGGTCAGGATCGATGGCGGCGATGCGTTCGTAGATCGCCGTCGCCCGCTTGGCATCGCCCCAACGTTGATACGCATCGGCCACCGACGTCAAAATACTCGCGTCGCCCGCAAAGCGTTTTTCGACGGCTAGCACCAGCGCCAGGGCCCGCTTTAGGTCACCACGCTTCATGTGCCGCTCGGCCAGATCTAAGGCGACCTGCGGCTCGCCAGGGGCGATCTTGCCGATCGCCTCGAGCTGCGCCAAGGCCTCCACCGATCGTCCGCTAGCCTCTAACAACGCGACATAGCGGCGTTGCGTCTCGAGCTCCCACGGTGCCTTGGCCACGGCACGGCGATAGCTAGCGAGTGCTTTTTCGGGTTGCCCAAGTTGCTCATACAAGCGCGCCAGCGTTTCGGCTTGAAAAACGTTTGCTTGGCGCTTGGCCAGCGCGCCTCGAGCTCGGTCGCCAACTGTGGCAGCTCTTGACGTCGTCGATAGATCTCAACGATCGCCAGCCAATACTCATTTGCGAGGTAGTAGCCGGCGGGGGCTAGCTTGATGGCGCGCTGATACTCGGCTATGGCGGCAAGATCGTCGCCGCGAGTTGCCAGGGCGCCGGCGGCGCGCCCGATGACTTCCAGGCGTTTCATCGGATCTGCCTTCAGCCGCGCCTCGGCGTCGCCGAAGACCTTGGCGGCTTCGCCATGCTTGCCGCCTCGCGCCAGCAAGTCGGCGTACTCAAGCATGGTGTCGGTGCTTGGCATCAGCGCGAGTTTTTCTTTCAAGGCGGCGGCCGCCTCTACGACATCACCCGTTGCTAGCGCGACGGCGGCGATGCCATCATAGGCGCGCACGGCGTCGCTACTTTTGCGCTCAAGGCTCGGCGCCAGCACCCGTTGATATGCTGCCATCGATGCGGCGCTTTTGCCCTGCCGTCGCAAGGCATCAGCGATTTCAAGCAGCAGCGCGACATCGGTGGCTCGCCTTGGCTGCGCGGCCTCAAAATGGATCAACGCCTTCTCGTCGTCACCCGCGGCCCGCGCGAGCTTGCCCAGGACAACCAACGCGGCGCCATCACTGGAGGCCTGCGCCAGCTTTTCGTACTCAGAGGCGAGCTGGGCAAGCGTTCGGTGTTTGCGATACAACGTCGTAAGGCGCGCCAGCGCGGTGGCGTCGTGAGGTTGCTTGGCCAAGGTGGCTTTAAGGCGCGCGACAATGGTCTTGTCAAAGGGGTCGCGTTGCACGTCCCAGTCCCCCTGTGCAGATGCATGGCGGGCGGGCAGCCCTGCGGTCAGCACCAAGCCCACTAGGACGCCGCGTACAAGTCGCCCGATTGCCATAAGGAAAGTATAGCGCGCCCTAGTGCCTTGGCACAGATAACATGAGCCACACTGCTTGGTCTGACGCCCGACTGCCAGCGTTGCTCGTCGGTTGTTTGGAACCACCAAACGCCCTCCTCGCGGCTTGGCCTCGGGTCGCCATCCCGGCGCAGCCTGGCTCATAACATCTGTGCCAAGGCACTAGGTGGCGAAACAGGAATGTTAGGGATTGTAGTAGAGTCGTCAGGTGACGCTGAAAGCCGCGCCATCACCGCTACCGCCCGGCGCCCTTTGGCGCCGCCTAGGTCGTGAACAAGCCATCGAAGGCAGCTGGTGGCAACATTGGGATGCTTCGCAACGCTGCACGCCGGGCGCGACATTTGCCTGCGGCGGCGTAAGCGTCGCGCTCGCATCAGTGGCATTTGTGCCCGAGGCGCCGCATGTAGGCGAGGGTAGTTGGGTCATCGCCGTCGCCGAACAAGCCGGTCGCCGCGCCGACATCTTGATGCCGCGGCCAATGGCGCAGCGACTTTCGCAAACCTGGTTTGGCGCGGCGTCGCCCGTGGTGCTGGCAGATCCGGCCTCCGCAGCCGATATCGCCTGCGGGATTTGGTGGCTGGCAGCGATGAGCGACGCCTTGGCCTGGCAGGCTGACGTGCGTCCAGCCGCACATGCCTGTGAGCGTATGGCGGGCGGTGGGATCGCCCTAACGTGGCATGTCGGCGAACCGACGCGCCAGGCGAGCCACACGTTTACGACATGGGTGCGACCTCATGCCGGGTCGAGCGTAACGATGGCGTCGGCACCTCGTGCGAGCGACCTCGACTCGTCTAAAGTCACCGCGGTATGGGCCCACACGAAACTTTCGTGGCCGATTTCCGTCGGTAGCACGTCGCTGGCCGCAGAAGATGTTTCACGGCTGCGAACCGGCGCGTATCTCGTTGGCGCCCAGCGCCATCACGCCATGATCGTCGCAGGCGGTGTGGCCTGGCGGGTCAGCCAACCACAGCCATCCACGTCATCCGTGCGCATCATTTCGGAGGTATCAACCATGAACCCAGACCCGTCTACCACCACCGCGCTGCTCGCTCACGGGCGCTGCCCCGTCAGCGTCGTCATGGCGCACGCCGAGCTCTCGTTTGCGGAGCTCGCGCGGTTGCAACCAGGCAGCCTCATTGAGCTGGCCCGAGCGCCTTCGCCGCATGCGGCTCTGTACCTTGGCGCAAGCCATCTGGCGGACGT containing:
- a CDS encoding FHA domain-containing protein, which produces MDFALVCDSCSAANTVTQNACSACGATLAWGRVVIPALAEPVTPIGENAPIRTFISNDRANTVLVPPTAEPTREPSAPAVAATAAAAASPNSDEAFAKCSSCAANVPESHAFCFECGAPMGQPLGSDGTQARARNPFMQPSAANPAPATRGSNLPIAPTSGPSLDAPAGKAASKTMFFGAMQTARAKLTVIRGDGHDGVSYSLAGQEHTFGRGADCALLFAEDAYLSPIHANFFYDSAHGGALVVRDEGSQNGVFVRIRGTVPIEQGSRFLAGEQLFEIAPGHTGDLEFIADGTYYFASPAPASTLRVVQRLRGGSTAAAYAVSGGSFTIGREGNDANFPNDPFISGRHAQIVTTRGLELTDLNSKNGTFVQIRGQHVLGHGDYVFLGQQLLRIEIV
- a CDS encoding tetratricopeptide repeat protein encodes the protein MYEQLGQPEKALASYRRAVAKAPWELETQRRYVALLEASGRSVEALAQLEAIGKIAPGEPQVALDLAERHMKRGDLKRALALVLAVEKRFAGDASILTSVADAYQRWGDAKRATAIYERIAAIDPDPMHLIALGEVYLNNGEASRAMATWEKIAASGSVTALLAAADVMAQNGGAKRALEFVARAEALEGRNYVVFRTKAMVLDALKLDVEALAAYKKSLDLIDPALVMERRDLRRRMISQLTRRTQSRALEMQAVTSWQAAFAATSPSLEAGYLLAMYYERRPADDEPIKTLTRLSGLAPADLYVLDDLAHAQVKARRHDEAVASLLTLAERDPTRQQEMYTRIAEIKSMARDDEAALTWALKAVEGNPRHVEGHKRLAERYVEMQRIEEATKSYEAAIALDPNAASAFDVYFALASLYLQTGNTARASELYREVLRRAVDEEQIAQAGRAAIEIGELTNTLGELEKTLAPLAFAMTHKPTYRQLLVGLYLRYIPVLATQATAAMPAVAARARAELARLAGSALTPLLDVLHDELQASAHGSAIAALEQLGNPAAARALIEFAKRTVPDASSLAGRTASDLRVAALLAAGRLRTPDAVRLVGELLRSSDGAMREAAWFTVATQDPAAPLGALTPALADRRTSIAVLGCVAIAASRDRRALEVAQRVAQDEAAHELVRAACIYAMSAQPAIPPTSLALLATLSGRVGEVGRLATWALSRHRARGANRLDLIAQYWGEHHDTAAAALMDALAGESPLAAWHLPRHSGRLDAAAIVASLGEARANVVATTAPIGDLADELIAAAVLELRAGDHYAKHLALQLLDQADQRLSFGRPSALEGALVTSVERLGAAIWPEVSRLGPPFSVSSVWASVATKTCPDKDLGPLLETLSNAPAASQAVALEVLRQRARIELSDPLIKTLTRLGASEDWRVRQLAATVGGRLVAPSPALVAACMRDQSAYVRASCVPPNGPNDAALHDAIASAARDSNPAVRAAASTWLCTHAPTSPACSPP
- a CDS encoding FliM/FliN family flagellar motor switch protein; the encoded protein is MTLKAAPSPLPPGALWRRLGREQAIEGSWWQHWDASQRCTPGATFACGGVSVALASVAFVPEAPHVGEGSWVIAVAEQAGRRADILMPRPMAQRLSQTWFGAASPVVLADPASAADIACGIWWLAAMSDALAWQADVRPAAHACERMAGGGIALTWHVGEPTRQASHTFTTWVRPHAGSSVTMASAPRASDLDSSKVTAVWAHTKLSWPISVGSTSLAAEDVSRLRTGAYLVGAQRHHAMIVAGGVAWRVSQPQPSTSSVRIISEVSTMNPDPSTTTALLAHGRCPVSVVMAHAELSFAELARLQPGSLIELARAPSPHAALYLGASHLADVELVEVDGQLAARVLCLRSGPPQPVAPSPGG